ACTTCTGCATACGGCTGAGAGAACCACAAAACAGGGCATTTTCTGGCAGTGGCAACTCAGTTTTGTTAGTCGCCTCTGGATTCACAACTCTGACATATGTTTCTTGGCCGAGATACCACGAGTCAAGGTTCTCTGTTCTGAGGTTCCAGACTCCAACATTGTCAAGTGACACCAAAATTGCTGTCCAAGCTCCAGGATAAACctacacatatatataaatcTTACGTCAAAGAAGCGCAAGCATTATTGGAATTTTATCCTTGTCATTAAGTTGATTAATTTTGGTGTTCCCATATTGTAATCGATTAAAGCTACGTGCAGAAGTAAATAAAGTTGGTATTCGTAATAACTATCTCTACCGGTTGTTATTGGGTAATGTAATTCTGTCAACAACAAACCTGTATCGTGGATCGCGCAATGCCATCCCATTTATTATAAGTGCCCCTGCTATTATCTGTCCATTCACCATAATCCATCCTGAAACACATCAACCGTGATGCCCGTTATTAATACTTCCAAATATGGATGAGGGAAAAGAACAAAAATGAATTCCTACCCGACAACAAAAAATGCATATCCACTCATGTGATAGCTCTGCATCTTTGTATCATTATTCTGCAGAATgacttccataaaacctctaTATGTTCCATTAATTACTGATGTTTCCATTTTTGGTGGCCCTTCAAGTGGCTTACTAGGGAAATCAAGCTTATAAACTCCCTTCACTTTGAATTGATCAGCGAGTCTGATTGGAGTGGAAGGATTGACAAATGATATCCCACTCAAAGTGGTTCGATTTTTTCCATTAATTGTCACTGGTGGCTTATTCTTCAACACATAAACTTCAGTTACGTTGATTGACCCGTATCTAAATGAACCTTGAGGGTTAGGACGTGCACCACTTGCAGAAACATTCCATCTGCATAATTTGACCACAGAACCCCCAACAGCTAAAGtcaaatgatttaaaaaatcCTCCAACTCTAAGGTAAATGAAAATGATGGAAACAAACCTGATAGATCTTGCCTGGTTCATTGAAAAAGTTTTGTCAAACTCATCATTCGGTGCATCTGGAAGGGGACCCTTTGCCTTTCCTTTGGAATTTGTATAGTGCAACACAGCAACACCAGTAACCCTTTTCCATTGTGATTCATTCACAAACCTGGCGCTAGCTACAATATAGTAATCAGAACTTGCATTCTGGTCCATGGTTACCAAGAAAGAATATGATTGTCCTACATGAATATCTAAGCTGGTATAATTCTGTTGTACTGTATATGATCCCTCCGACTCCGCTAAAAGCAGGTTATGGTTCTGGATCCTGAAATTCAAACTAGTTGATGTTCCAACGTTGTGTACACGAAGGCGATAGGTTTTCCCTGTCAAACATAGCAATATCATGATAGTTTGAACGTGAGCTTCAGGAACTACTTTATACCAAAGATGATGATACAATAATTAAGCTTCAGAGAGTGAATAGGCATTTAATGCAACTTCCAATAAAACTGGAGCACTGCACAAACACAACTTGAATACCATTTTCGATTAATAGGTACTTTGTTTCCACGACAACTTGGAGGCAATTGACAAGCAGCAAAATATGCTGGTCTTCAATTCTCAAAACTATTGCTAAGCAACGTTTCGGAAGAGAACATAAAATACATTCACAGGGGACACTTTCAATTAATTGGTACTCTTTCTCAAAATCAGTCATTAGACATGATACAGACAATCATTTTGAATAAGAACAGCAAATACCAAAAAGATATTTACAGGATAACTAACACTTTGTTTCCGCATCAATTTGCACATTGtaaaatagaaattttttttgcTACTGTCATTACTAAATATATTTGAGGAGCCCAAAATGGCACAGTATAATTTACATGATAGTAAACTATTAGTCGGACATACATGTGCTTAATTTGGATTGTAAAAAAAAGTGATGTGCGATTAAAAATTTGAGAAGCATATGAGCTATTTTCCGTTCAAAAAGGCATAAAGTAGTTATATTTGGTAACAGATATAACAACTGATAGATTCTTCGTCACAAATGTCTTCTGTAAAGTAATCACCTGGGTGGACTTCAATAGTTTCATAGTCAATGCCATCAGGAACAAGAGTGGTGTTATACTGGTAAGGACCTTTGCCATTAATAAGCACGCCATCTGGCATCCCAAGATCTTTCCCTTCGTCAAGGGCCCTTCGTAAAGCCTACATTACAGAGACAAACTAGCATCAAACACCTTACAATACAACTTCTACAAGCGATTCAAGTGCACTCTAACAGACACTAACCGTATGGTTTCTTTTGTACCAATCGCCAATCAAAATGACAATGTCGCCAAAGGGAGTATCAAAAGGAATTGGAATAATAGGCCGGTTATTTATAATAAAGCTACCGTATCCGCCAGAGGCTCTCTGCATATGAAGAGAAGGGAAGTAAAAGAAACTCCCAATCTGATCCTTAACCTGAAACTGATAGGTCCAGTTCCACTTTGGATGAATTGGACAGTTAGTGCCGGCAAGTCCATCTTGCCATGAACTTCTTCTCTGTTGAATTCCAGACCTACGAGACCCACCATAAAGTTTTCAACCACTGAAATCAGTATACGAAATAATTGCGATTAGCAAAAGAGAAGTTGTAGTCCTACCAATGCATGAGGAGACTCTCGTCCAATTTATTTCTAACATTGACGACGACATTGTTGTTAGTGGTCACATTGATAGTAGGACCAGGAAACTTGCCATTTATGGCAATAACCTGCAAATGTAGAAGCAATTACATGAACCTGATATGCAACTTTTCAACACCACACTTACTATGGAAGAAGCTAAATCTAGAGCACGGAGCTTGAATTAAGACTCCATAAGCAAGTATTATAGATCTGAGGCTACTGAACTTGAGAGAATCTAAAACAAACTCATATTcgaaaagttaaaaattaagCAGCCACAAGGAGAAAGAAAACCCTCTAAAATAAGAGTTGAGAAGGCAGAAGCAagtaaaatatagaaaaaggaagcacagagagagagagagcagacCTGCTGGGGCACGCCGAGAGGAGAAGCAGTGATATAAGAGATCTCAAAACTATAGGTAACAAAAGGATCTTCAGCGAAACACAAGGTCAGAAGCAAGCAAATGTGAATAAGAAAGAAGGCAGCGAAACTACTGCACAAAGACATGTCTTTTGAACTCGCTTTTGGTGTTTCAGCTGCAAAAAAAATAAGTTCAGAACCGAATTCTTTAATGAGCTTTTCTTAGTTGAATTTTACATCGTCAGATAGAGAGAAGGAGGAGCAACGAGTAGGAGAAACCAAAGGAGGCTTGGATTGGAGAGTATAGAGACAGAGAGAGATAGAGGGAGTGAGAGAAAATGGCTCTTTTTTTCAGTGAAGTGGTGAGTGAGGGAAGGAGAGGGTTCAGTGAGAGCAGTGGccgttattttttatttattttgaggaGAGTGGGGAGGGAGGGGCAAAGCTAGGAAAAAGACTGggtgtaatgtaaaagtgtaaAAGAGAGAAATTTGTGGGATCTTTATTGTCGGTCACCACCAATCATCATTCATTTGAGTTGCGCGCCATTGAGATAGAGGGTGACAGCCAGTTGCCAGTTCAtaattctgattttttttttccccttgcaCGCACCGTACGCGTTTGGCTGGAAGTTGAAGGTCAGCATAACGGAGAAGGAATTGATTTTAtcatctaaaattttataattaagatgtaattataaaattaataaatatttaaaattttttatctaatagacttataaaaaaaattttaattttaaaaaatatattaaaatatttttaatattttaaaaaatttattaattaatccctctattaattttacctattaaatattataaaaaaagttaaaatatttttaatataaaatattaattaatttttttaatttgaaaatttactaacatattttttattaaattataaataataaataataaaatatttaatgattaaaattaataaaataattaattaattaatttttttaaaatattataaatattttaatatattttttaaaattaataaattacttaatatttttttttcatatagtaaattttcgttgacaaaaaattCTACATTATTTCTAGACCATGTGTGGCAGTTCACCTCTTCTTACGGTGGTGCCCCAGGCACCCAGGCGGGAAGGGAAGGTACAGAGGTCGGAGAAGTAAACAGTTGTATGTAAATCTATATTATAAActattttatgtaaaattttatatttttacattataaaattatatgatccTATCTATGTAAAAATTGTGGATTAGTATCGTACAaactttagaaaattttatagtGAAAAATAATCACTTCTTCtattttatattgatttataaatttataaaaaaattaatttttaacatttctgaaatttaatatattaaaattaatatatatgtcttattattttttaaattaataatattttaattttgattaaaatttttcaattaaaataatatttatttcagtttgataaaattaaaatgcataaagtaaatcatttattttaaaaatataagctcTAACTTTAACATAATTCAATGATTGAtagtattttgattattttaaaaataattaataaaaaataaaatgaagtgACTTTTAATTCGATtaagttaaaatatataaattaaattatttaattttaaaaataaaaatatatattaattttaaataacgtaaataactattttaattaaattaatttaaatattttatttaatttatataattttttattaatttttattaattaatcaataaataactattttaatttttaattcatataaaatttaaaaacagttatatttataaaaaaataaaataatatataaaatataatttattttttaatttatttaaaattaaattagtcacaattctaaaaataataaaaataatatgtataaattattttaatttttaatttttgaaaaattaaaatttttattttaaaattaatttttttaatttataaaatttaaaagtatataatttataaaattaattagatattttttatttgttattatttgaaatgtggtattttaatttaattattttaatttaatttaattttttatgacattttttaatttatatttaattgtgtTTTTATTATATCAGCACATTTGCCGTTGAAATAtgagtaattttttattatattttataattaataaattaattttaatagttaatgagatataaatttaaatggttgatcaataaaaaaaataatttaaattgaatttgattacaaaattaactaatgaataaaaatgatttggatttaaatttaattcaaattaatcatTGAATACTCTAAATAggacaattgcttttatgtttatatttaataggtaaaaaaatttaattatacaacattcatattttaaagtatttaataaatttaattttaatataattgtattcaataataaaaatataattttaatttattaaatttgaactagttaaaatttatttaatttagattaaatgaaaaaaattaacctcttttttttttcttttaagaatATAGAGGCTAAAAGTAATTATGTATTGTGTCATCATAATTATTTGATCTAtccaataaattaaatagaactTTATTTATCATTTGGGGATGaaactatatttttagaataatGTGATTCTATTTTATAACTCTTTGAAAATCAACTTACAAATTTTCTATTAATCATTTtcaagtttttttatttatttcagaaataaaaaattaataaaacaatcTAACCCAAATCTAACTGAAAAACTACAAAAATGCTTATtgcttactctttttttttttttggttaatttctacattttataatgaaaaaatgaattagaaaaaaaataaagatatgtaAGGAAAAAGATGGTTGGCGTCGTCAGACTAGCCATGACAAATACCAGAAGTCCGTCCTCATTAGCAGGAGCATGGATACGCCGAAGTGTATTACCATGCTGAACCTGAATCCAGAATGCAACATAACAATCAGCACAAATAGCaataaattctttttcttttttcctctaAATTATAAAACAAGAATAATGGCATAACATATCCAGAAATATGTATGTGATAGGCATAATGAAGAAGGGGAATTGAAAAGAGATGATCAAGACGAGttgaaaaacaagaaaaaaatttaacttttttatttgatattgaCTGTTGATGGAAGTGAAGAACTGGGTGCCTTTTCAAAGGTTTTTGTTGTAAGGAAGGCTAAAAGGATATTCAGATACTTCATTTGTGAAGAAAACAATGTACAGACTTCATGGCCAAGGGGTACAATCCATCAATGAGTTCCCTAACCACTCGGCTGCTGCCCCCCATATTAGATGCCATTTGTTTTTAGCTTCATATTTACTTAAATCGGTTCACATAGATCTGCAATttacaatataaatttaatcgGATAAAAATTACCCATCAAATTGTCTTTTGAAACAGCTACCAATGCTAACAGTTCATTGATAAAAATTGGTACAAACTGGACAGACTAGGGCCTGGGCCAATTCATCATTAGCTGATTCCCTTCTAATCCAATGGACCTAGGTAAATTTACTTGGATTCGGTCTttccataaaaatattagataagtCCA
This is a stretch of genomic DNA from Manihot esculenta cultivar AM560-2 chromosome 2, M.esculenta_v8, whole genome shotgun sequence. It encodes these proteins:
- the LOC110606987 gene encoding monocopper oxidase-like protein SKU5; protein product: MSLCSSFAAFFLIHICLLLTLCFAEDPFVTYSFEISYITASPLGVPQQVIAINGKFPGPTINVTTNNNVVVNVRNKLDESLLMHWSGIQQRRSSWQDGLAGTNCPIHPKWNWTYQFQVKDQIGSFFYFPSLHMQRASGGYGSFIINNRPIIPIPFDTPFGDIVILIGDWYKRNHTALRRALDEGKDLGMPDGVLINGKGPYQYNTTLVPDGIDYETIEVHPGKTYRLRVHNVGTSTSLNFRIQNHNLLLAESEGSYTVQQNYTSLDIHVGQSYSFLVTMDQNASSDYYIVASARFVNESQWKRVTGVAVLHYTNSKGKAKGPLPDAPNDEFDKTFSMNQARSIRWNVSASGARPNPQGSFRYGSINVTEVYVLKNKPPVTINGKNRTTLSGISFVNPSTPIRLADQFKVKGVYKLDFPSKPLEGPPKMETSVINGTYRGFMEVILQNNDTKMQSYHMSGYAFFVVGMDYGEWTDNSRGTYNKWDGIARSTIQVYPGAWTAILVSLDNVGVWNLRTENLDSWYLGQETYVRVVNPEATNKTELPLPENALFCGSLSRMQKPQDISSFAASIKGDKSKLFLTLLMIACATMCIFR